A stretch of Miscanthus floridulus cultivar M001 chromosome 13, ASM1932011v1, whole genome shotgun sequence DNA encodes these proteins:
- the LOC136501251 gene encoding receptor-like protein 7, whose protein sequence is MADHGPHKALFLRLLEILSIVVLFSLHASPATTRTVATPPVSCRPDQASALLQLKRSFTTTGYSTIAFRTWTRTATDCCRWAGIRCAQANGLVTSLDLGERGLESGGLDSALFALTSLEYLNLAYNDFNGSLLPSSGFERLTKLTYLNLSSSSFSGQLPTTGIGSLTNLISLDLSTSYEILDLFNDGYYCTFHRSSDSIQLVEHNFEGLIHNLSNLRELHLGLVDLSSSGTRWCKVLAINCPLLLVLSLPRCGLSGPVCGLLSSTLHSISVINLEHNDLSGPSQDFFTNLSTNLSNLTALQLRGNDLQGWIPPATFQHKKLLSIDLSGNRQISGYLPNFLNGSSLENLNVGRTDFSGTIQGSIGNLVHLKKLGLGAKRFSGELPSSIGKIKSLIALEIAGLGIVGSMPPWVANLTSLMSLRIYHCGLSGPIPSFIGDLRNLKDFVLHDCGFSGEIPSHHIANLTQMEVLMLYSNNFTGILDLNFITNLPNLKALELSDNNLVVIDGEDNSTLASFPKILLLGLESCSLSKFPSFLRHQDELLSVVLSNNNIRGAIPSWVWDTWNYSFFKLDLSNNELTSVGYTSYLLPLQVQIFHLNNNMFEGYIPIPRDYAHILDYSTNMFSSVPPNFSSHLTDVTLFWATNNNLSGKIPSSFCGGTSIQILDLSYNNFSGSIPSCLMENVNGMESLSLNENKLTGMLPDAIKEGCSFVSIDFSGNCIDGQLPRSLLACANLEILDVGNNQITDTFPCWMSRLRGLGVLVLKSNKLFGQLAQSIEDDKTYCAFPSATIIDISSNNFTGTLPQGKWFQELKSMIFIEPNKSLVMEHELPNAGTSTYQYSAAFTYKGQDTRFHEILRTLVFIDFSNNAFHGSIAAAIGKLGLLHGLNISHNSLTGPIPSQLGHLRQLEALDLSFNELSGEIPQELAWMDFLTTLNLSDNKLVGSIPQSPHFFTFTNSSFLGNDGLCGAPLSKKCISKITATSHVSKKKSVDIVLCLFVGLGFGIGIAIAIVVAWRIPIRKRRT, encoded by the coding sequence ATGGCCGATCACGGGCCACACAAAGCATTGTTCCTTCGGCTCCTAGAAATCCTCTCGATAGTCGTCCTATTCTCGCTTCACGCTTCGCCAGCAACCACACGCACGGTGGCTACGCCTCCGGTCTCATGCCGTCCTGACCAGGCATCAGCGCTGCTCCAGCTGAAAAGATCCTTCACCACCACCGGTTACTCCACCATTGCGTTCCGGACATGGACGAGGACCGCCACGGACTGCTGCCGCTGGGCGGGCATTAGGTGTGCCCAAGCCAACGGCCTCGTCACTTCCCTGGACTTGGGAGAGCGCGGTTTGGAGAGCGGAGGTTTGGACTCCGCACTCTTTGCTTTGACCTCTCTTGAGTACCTTAACCTTGCCTACAATGACTTCAATGGGTCACTGCTACCATCCAGTGGGTTTGAGCGCCTCACGAAGCTCACCTACCTTAACTTATCTAGTTCTAGCTTCTCGGGTCAGTTGCCAACAACGGGCATAGGGAGCCTGACAAATCTTATATCCCTTGACCTCTCTACTAGCTATGAAATCCTTGACCTATTCAATGATGGTTACTATTGCACCTTCCATAGAAGTTCAGATTCTATACAGCTTGTGGAGCACAACTTTGAAGGCCTAATCCATAACCTTAGTAATTTAAGGGAGCTACACCTTGGCTTAGTGGACCTGTCCAGCAGCGGGACGCGATGGTGCAAGGTCCTAGCCATAAACTGTCCTCTACTTTTGGTGCTTAGCTTACCACGTTGTGGACTCTCAGGTCCCGTATGTGGCTTACTTTCTAGTACCTTGCACTCAATTTCTGTTATCAATCTAGAGCATAATGATTTATCTGGCCCATCCCAAGATTTCTTTACCAACTTATCCACCAACTTATCCAATCTGACTGCTCTCCAACTTAGAGGAAACGATCTTCAAGGATGGATACCTCCTGCAACCTTTCAACATAAGAAACTACTGAGTATCGATCTTTCTGGCAACCGTCAAATTTCTGGTTACTTACCAAACTTCTTAAACGGTTCTAGTTTGGAGAACCTGAATGTTGGCAGAACGGATTTCTCTGGTACAATACAAGGTTCGATTGGCAACCTCGTACATTTGAAGAAGTTGGGGCTTGGTGCAAAGCGCTTTTCGGGAGAGCTACCCTCATCAATTGGAAAAATCAAATCCTTGATTGCATTAGAGATTGCTGGACTGGGAATAGTAGGTTCCATGCCACCGTGGGTTGCAAACCTGACATCTTTGATGTCGCTTCGGATCTACCACTGTGGCTTATCGGGGCCTATACCTTCTTTCATTGGTGACTTGAGGAATTTGAAAGATTTCGTGTTGCATGACTGTGGATTTTCAGGTGAAATACCATCTCATCATATCGCAAACCTGACTCAAATGGAAGTGCTCATGCTTTATTCAAACAACTTCACAGGCATCCTGGATCTCAACTTTATTACGAATCTGCCCAATCTTAAGGCATTGGAACTCTCGGACAATAACCTTGTTGTGATCGATGGAGAAGACAATTCTACATTAGCATCCTTTCCCAAAATCCTACTCTTAGGTCTAGAGAGTTGCAGCCTTTCTAAATTCCCCAGTTTTTTGAGGCACCAAGATGAACTCCTCTCGGTTGTCCTTTCGAATAACAATATCCGCGGTGCTATACCATCCTGGGTATGGGACACATGGAACTACTCTTTTTTCAAATTGGACCTCTCAAACAACGAACTAACTAGTGTTGGCTATACCTCTTATCTTCTTCCTCTACAGGTACAAATATTCCATCTTAACAACAACATGTTTGAGGGGTACATACCTATACCTCGAGACTATGCACACATTCTGGATTACTCAACCAACATGTTCTCATCTGTACCTCCCAATTTCAGCTCCCATCTTACTGATGTAACCCTCTTTTGGGCCACGAACAATAACTTGTCTGGAAAAATTCCATCATCCTTTTGTGGAGGCACCAGTATACAAATCCTCGATCTATCTTACAACAACTTTAGTGGATCAATCCCTTCTTGTTTGATGGAAAATGTCAACGGGATGGAGTCATTGTCTTTAAATGAAAATAAACTAACTGGGATGCTTCCAGACGCCATCAAGGAAGGCTGCTCATTTGTGTCAATAGATTTCAGTGGTAACTGCATTGATGGGCAGCTGCCCAGATCTCTTCTTGCTTGTGCAAACTTGGAGATCCTTGATGTTGGTAATAATCAGATTACCGACACATTTCCATGTTGGATGAGTAGACTTCGTGGACTCGGAGTCCTTGTCCTGAAATCCAACAAACTCTTCGGACAGCTTGCGCAATCTATTGAAGACGACAAGACTTATTGTGCATTCCCAAGTGCAACAATAATTGATATATCATCAAACAACTTCACTGGTACATTACCCCAGGGAAAATGGTTTCAGGAGTTGAAGTCCATGATATTTATAGAACCAAATAAATCACTGGTCATGGAGCACGAACTTCCAAATGCAGGAACATCTACATATCAGTATAGTGCTGCATTCACATATAAAGGACAGGACACGAGATTTCATGAGATACTAAGAACACTTGTATTTATTGATTTCTCCAATAATGCATTCCATGGTAGCATCGCTGCAGCTATCGGGAAACTTGGTTTGCTACATGGCCTCAACATTTCACATAACTCTCTCACCGGTCCCATTCCATCTCAGCTGGGTCATTTGAGGCAGTTGGAAGCTTTGGATCTGTCTTTCAATGAGCTATCTGGTGAAATCCCACAAGAGCTAGCATGGATGGACTTCCTCACGACATTGAATCTGTCTGACAACAAGTTGGTGGGAAGTATACCACAATCGCCTCATTTCTTCACATTCACTAACAGCTCATTTCTAGGAAATGACGGCTTATGTGGGGCTCCGTTATCTAAAAAGTGCATCAGCAAAATAACAGCAACGTCACATGTTTCCAAGAAGAAATCTGTAGACATTGTGTTATGCCTCTTTGTTGGACTAGGATTTGGTATTGGGATTGCAATTGCAATTGTTGTGGCATGGAGGATCCCCATTAGAAAACGCCGAACTTAA